The Terriglobales bacterium DNA segment GGTCAGACGGCAGGACGACGCGTTCCAATGCATGTGCTAATCCCATCCTGGTTGTTCCTTCCTACCTAGAGATTTGGATCGGGAGCTTTTGAAGTGCTGGTTACTATGGCTTTTTCCCAGTTGGAGGGCCTGGAGCGAGGGGAGGACAATCTGGCCCACATGAGACGTCCAAGTACCCTAAGATGTCCCATAACCGTGATTGCCACTTTCATCTTGGAATGACCGAGCAATCGCACCTCCAAAGTAGTCGGACATTCCACGATTTTGGAGCCTCGAAGATCAAGCACTCCAAGCATTTCCGCCACCCCAAGGAAACCGGTTTCCCTCAGTTTCAGGTTGGCAACTGCACTTTTTCGGTACACCCGGAAAGAACTGGTGTAGGTGGCAATATTCTGGCGCAGCACCAGCCGGTAAAGATGAGACGCGGTTTTGGAGAGCAGTAGACGCCATCCTGGCACATTTAAGACGTGGCCGCGGCTGTGATATGGAGACCCGGTAACCAGGTCCACTTCGTCCGTTAGTAAAGGGATGAGGTGGCGTAAATCGTGAGGATCGTAGGTGCAATCACAGTCAATTGAGCACACGATTTCAGTTTTGGCGTGACGAATACCATTGAGAATTGCACCGGCCACGCCAAGATTGCGCTCTTGTCGAACGAGTGTGCAGTCAGTCCAGCCACCAAAGATCCGCTGCATCACGGTCCAGGTCTCGTCGGTGCTTCCATCGTCAACCAGAATAAAGTTCAGCTGGTATTCCTGCCCGAGACTCTTACGTACACTGCCAAGGGTGTTAGCAAGATAAGGAAGCGTGGGCTTTTCGTTGAAACAGGGCACCACGATCGTGACTGGCTTCTTCGGCGCCGCTGTTGATTGCAGATCTGGCACATGGACTTGACGATCGCTTGATGACCCGGGTACTGAGTTTTCTACACACGCGATTCCCTGGCCATCCTGCGGATTAATTCCCAAATGCTCAGCGATACTTCCAAATCTGTAGGTGGAGAGATATTCTTCCAGGATGCTGCGCATCTTGCCGAGATTTCGGTACGCGCGAATTTTTGCCAGAGTGGGCGCCGAATGTATTTTAGGCTGATCAGGATCGAGGTCCCACACATGAAAATAGAGCACGAAAGGTGAGCTGTAACTGCGATCCCAATACTCTACCTTGCTTTTAACCCAGCTATGCGGCAGTTGCCGAAAGTAGTTTCCACCAGCAATCGGCACCATGTAACCCATGTAGTTCCAGGTGGAGAACGGAAACTCCCATATCTGGTTTGTACCCGCCTGATGGCGATGCGCGAAGCGACGCCATGGCTGGTCTTTGAAAGACCGAAACATGGGCATGATGCTCGAGTCATAGACATAACCACGCTGAGCGAGCACATCCAGTACCCACAGGTCGCTTGGTTTGAACAGAGGGCGTGCCAGGCGATATCCGAGGACTGAGCTGCCAGTGGCACGAATTAAAGCTTCTTCTGAGCGCGACAGATCATCCTCAAACTCCTGCCGTGTCATCTCATGGATGGTTCGATGGTAGTAGCCAAGATTGGCAACCTC contains these protein-coding regions:
- a CDS encoding glycosyltransferase; protein product: MTNSSSQQRRHLLTIGLDDYFHSGALKGVVQQERWYRFETRIEQNTLNTLSLLDQVGAKATFFVMGWIADTQPDLVKEVVNRGHEVANLGYYHRTIHEMTRQEFEDDLSRSEEALIRATGSSVLGYRLARPLFKPSDLWVLDVLAQRGYVYDSSIMPMFRSFKDQPWRRFAHRHQAGTNQIWEFPFSTWNYMGYMVPIAGGNYFRQLPHSWVKSKVEYWDRSYSSPFVLYFHVWDLDPDQPKIHSAPTLAKIRAYRNLGKMRSILEEYLSTYRFGSIAEHLGINPQDGQGIACVENSVPGSSSDRQVHVPDLQSTAAPKKPVTIVVPCFNEKPTLPYLANTLGSVRKSLGQEYQLNFILVDDGSTDETWTVMQRIFGGWTDCTLVRQERNLGVAGAILNGIRHAKTEIVCSIDCDCTYDPHDLRHLIPLLTDEVDLVTGSPYHSRGHVLNVPGWRLLLSKTASHLYRLVLRQNIATYTSSFRVYRKSAVANLKLRETGFLGVAEMLGVLDLRGSKIVECPTTLEVRLLGHSKMKVAITVMGHLRVLGRLMWARLSSPRSRPSNWEKAIVTSTSKAPDPNL